In Arthrobacter citreus, a single genomic region encodes these proteins:
- a CDS encoding transcription factor YdeB → MLLEFSEVGTLFKIGDQIIYPMQGAAVIDSIEEKVIQGVTQQYYIINIPSSNLKLMVPQGNVSNTKIRLVEDHKYLENVLDDFTNGLPDESLSWKQKYDLNMKKLKSGELLAGAQVVRDLTLQSKEKPLNPSEREMLDTAKRMFVGELSLIKGISQLEATELIDSALK, encoded by the coding sequence ATGTTATTAGAATTTTCGGAGGTGGGTACATTGTTCAAAATTGGCGATCAAATTATTTACCCTATGCAGGGAGCTGCAGTAATTGATTCCATCGAAGAGAAAGTTATACAAGGTGTAACACAACAGTACTACATAATTAACATTCCATCCAGCAATTTAAAGCTGATGGTCCCTCAAGGGAATGTGTCAAATACGAAAATTCGTTTAGTTGAAGACCACAAATATTTAGAAAATGTATTAGATGACTTTACAAATGGTCTTCCCGATGAATCCTTATCATGGAAACAAAAATATGACTTAAATATGAAAAAACTAAAGTCTGGCGAATTACTCGCAGGAGCTCAAGTTGTACGTGATCTAACACTTCAAAGTAAGGAGAAGCCTTTAAATCCAAGCGAAAGAGAAATGTTAGATACTGCAAAACGAATGTTTGTTGGTGAACTTAGCTTAATTAAAGGAATTTCCCAACTAGAAGCAACCGAATTAATTGATTCTGCATTAAAATAA
- a CDS encoding alpha/beta hydrolase fold domain-containing protein, translating into MNFRVVIFIVIVLTFFSTTSGCSQQEQRELEKLPDGVLLAASELSYEAFLSKDVGKSLKEHKGIVDPLLTQIHKSLSDYRLVSMTSGNIGFSAIALKNNKNNSLLFAFSGIKKINLQDIYQRLVGFESPENGSPVAVDDQALQAYDWVKSILNKKENNHASVYVTGHSFGGYLAQYVGYQLNHDKQLKNHLFVQGVTFNSLGVLLDDGSKKLQAKTQKIQKSYKPLFTNYIVKGDPLDYASKTFFKQITGYSLQQLGNVKYITVDENYKSSLEALEKTTDLWTKARLLKPLYPYHDLVEFESTFWK; encoded by the coding sequence ATGAATTTTCGTGTAGTTATTTTTATCGTAATAGTACTCACATTTTTTTCAACGACTAGCGGTTGTAGTCAACAAGAACAAAGAGAGCTGGAAAAACTTCCTGACGGGGTATTACTGGCGGCGTCTGAACTTTCTTATGAAGCATTTCTAAGTAAAGACGTAGGTAAAAGCTTAAAAGAACATAAAGGTATAGTCGATCCCTTATTAACTCAAATTCATAAAAGTTTGAGTGATTATAGATTAGTTTCTATGACCTCAGGTAATATCGGTTTTTCTGCAATTGCATTAAAGAACAATAAAAATAATAGTTTACTATTCGCATTTAGTGGAATAAAGAAAATTAATTTGCAGGATATTTATCAACGATTAGTTGGATTTGAATCTCCAGAAAATGGCTCGCCTGTAGCTGTGGATGATCAAGCATTACAAGCATATGATTGGGTAAAATCAATTTTAAATAAAAAAGAGAATAATCATGCAAGCGTGTATGTTACTGGCCATTCATTCGGAGGCTATTTAGCTCAATATGTAGGATATCAGCTGAATCACGATAAACAATTGAAAAATCATCTATTTGTACAGGGCGTTACATTTAACTCATTAGGTGTATTATTAGATGATGGTTCGAAAAAACTTCAAGCGAAAACACAAAAAATCCAAAAATCTTATAAACCGTTATTTACAAATTATATCGTAAAAGGTGACCCATTAGACTATGCAAGTAAAACCTTCTTTAAACAAATCACCGGATACTCACTTCAGCAACTAGGTAACGTAAAATATATTACGGTTGATGAGAACTATAAGTCTTCTTTAGAAGCATTAGAAAAAACGACAGATTTATGGACAAAAGCAAGATTGCTAAAACCATTATATCCTTACCATGACTTAGTTGAGTTTGAAAGTACATTTTGGAAATAG
- a CDS encoding signal peptidase I gives MRVFGRFINILLVIILLTLGYKIIQGKLEGKPPTFFGHQVYYVLSGSMEPTLPTGSVIIVKDMTSETKLSTGDIITFKMPYNEETLVTHRINEVINEDGELVYRTKGDANEIQDPWIIERGSIVAVYSGVKLPLVGYIYKEIHKRFSIYLLLTILGLILISYGIKLINNKRD, from the coding sequence ATGAGAGTATTTGGTAGGTTTATAAATATTCTACTAGTTATCATACTACTAACTTTAGGTTATAAAATAATACAAGGTAAGTTAGAAGGGAAACCTCCAACATTTTTTGGCCATCAAGTTTACTATGTGTTATCTGGTTCAATGGAGCCAACGCTTCCAACAGGTTCAGTAATAATTGTAAAAGATATGACAAGTGAAACTAAGCTTAGTACAGGAGATATTATTACTTTCAAAATGCCATATAATGAAGAAACCCTCGTTACACATCGAATAAACGAGGTCATAAATGAAGATGGTGAATTAGTCTACCGAACTAAAGGAGATGCAAACGAGATTCAAGACCCTTGGATCATAGAAAGAGGTAGTATTGTTGCAGTATATAGCGGTGTTAAACTTCCATTAGTAGGATATATTTATAAAGAAATTCATAAACGCTTTAGCATCTATTTATTGCTTACTATTCTAGGTTTAATCCTTATATCATACGGGATAAAGCTAATTAATAACAAGAGGGATTAA
- a CDS encoding acyltransferase: MKNRIEQLDSIRGIAAFCVLVSHAISLIPLAVPIDKALKATGITNAHGAVMLFFVLSGFVLSIPFLSAYKVDYPSFLIKRLFRIYLPYVVSITLAIILSQIFLAKKIGNISGYIDSQWKSPLTSKLIVEHIYLVGNIHADAFNGVIWTLIHELRIALIFPFIVLLVKRINWKLSILICFALTSLKALDIVFKIEKSNGFHISYIDTLSYISIFILGVILAKHRVELVNYFQKLKLKYKILFFIFSILLFNFSGLAIYDIYEVTKLHPFTEFSLIIQEYGMGLGAVGLFIVAIGSTKAVKILMYKPIHFIGKISFSLYLYHPIVLLSFVHLFYYILPLWVIFLLTIAFSILIAYIAWKFVEVPCMQLGRKLVNQRRTIQPHKIMTENH, encoded by the coding sequence ATGAAAAACCGAATTGAACAATTAGACTCGATTCGTGGAATTGCGGCATTTTGTGTACTAGTTAGTCACGCAATTTCATTAATACCACTGGCAGTACCAATCGACAAAGCACTAAAGGCAACAGGCATAACCAATGCCCACGGCGCAGTAATGTTATTTTTTGTATTAAGTGGATTTGTTTTATCAATACCTTTCTTGTCTGCTTATAAAGTAGATTATCCTTCATTTCTCATTAAAAGATTATTTAGAATTTATCTACCATACGTTGTATCGATAACATTAGCGATTATTCTATCTCAAATATTTTTAGCAAAGAAAATCGGAAATATAAGTGGCTACATTGATAGCCAGTGGAAATCTCCTCTAACTAGCAAATTAATAGTCGAACATATCTACTTAGTTGGAAATATACATGCTGATGCATTTAATGGCGTAATTTGGACATTAATTCATGAACTAAGAATAGCATTAATTTTTCCATTTATCGTTTTACTAGTTAAACGGATCAATTGGAAACTAAGTATATTAATCTGTTTTGCATTGACTAGCTTGAAGGCACTAGACATTGTATTTAAGATTGAAAAATCGAATGGATTCCATATTTCATACATTGATACTCTATCTTATATTTCTATATTTATTTTAGGAGTAATATTAGCAAAGCATCGAGTTGAGCTTGTTAACTACTTCCAAAAACTAAAACTCAAGTATAAAATTTTGTTCTTCATATTCTCTATTTTACTATTCAATTTTTCTGGTCTAGCTATATATGATATATATGAGGTAACTAAGTTGCACCCATTTACAGAGTTTTCCTTAATCATCCAAGAATACGGTATGGGATTAGGAGCTGTAGGACTTTTTATCGTAGCAATAGGGTCAACAAAAGCTGTAAAAATATTAATGTACAAACCGATTCACTTTATAGGAAAAATTTCATTCAGTCTATACTTATATCATCCAATTGTTTTATTAAGCTTCGTGCATCTATTTTATTACATTTTACCTTTATGGGTTATTTTTTTACTGACAATCGCTTTTTCAATCCTAATAGCTTATATTGCTTGGAAGTTCGTTGAAGTTCCATGCATGCAATTAGGTAGAAAATTAGTTAACCAAAGAAGAACAATTCAACCACACAAAATAATGACAGAAAATCATTAA
- a CDS encoding group 1 truncated hemoglobin, producing MEQTLYEKYGGEETVGKVVDYFYDELVLKDETVNHFFANTDMDKQRRHQTKFISFALGGPNQYTGKSMSKAHEGMNIQPNHFNAIATHLHDALAHFGVSESDIDQALTKVESLRDDIQYK from the coding sequence ATGGAACAAACGCTTTATGAAAAATACGGTGGAGAAGAAACAGTTGGAAAAGTAGTAGATTACTTTTATGATGAGCTAGTCCTTAAAGATGAAACAGTTAATCACTTCTTTGCAAATACGGATATGGATAAACAACGTCGGCACCAGACAAAATTTATTAGCTTTGCTTTAGGTGGTCCTAACCAGTATACTGGTAAATCCATGTCAAAAGCCCATGAAGGAATGAATATCCAGCCTAATCATTTTAACGCAATTGCTACTCATCTTCATGACGCACTGGCGCATTTTGGAGTTAGTGAGTCAGACATTGATCAAGCCTTAACGAAGGTCGAATCACTAAGAGACGATATTCAATACAAATAA